From the Mycobacterium sp. DL592 genome, the window GCCGGACAACGGCAGCTGATCGCGTTCGCCCGCGCGTTCCTCGCCGACCCGGCGGTGCTGATCCTCGACGAGGCGACGTCGTCGCTCGACATTCCCAGTGAGCGTCTGGTGCAGCGCGCGCTGCGTACCGTGCTGGCCGACCGGACCGCGCTGATCATCGCCCACCGGCTGTCGACCGTGGAGGTCGCCGACCGGGTGCTCGTCCTCGAGCACGGCCGCATCCTCGAGGACGGCACCCCCGCCGAGCTCATCGGTGACGGTGAGGGCCGGTACGCCGCCCTGCACCGGGCGTGGATCGAGTCGCTGGCGTAGCCCACGGCGACGGCTCAGGACAAGCCGATCCGGCGATAGCGGGCCAGCCGCGCGGCATACCGGTCGCCGGCAGGGCGCTCCCGCAGCACGTGCAGTTCCCGCGCGATCGCGGTACCCAGCCGGCGGGCGAACTCCACGGGCTCGTCGGCGGCATCGGGGTATTCCGGCACGATCTCGTCCACGATCCCGTTGCGGAGCAGATCTACCGACCGAATGCCTTGCGCCGCAGCCAGTTCCGGTGCGTGGTCGGTGTCACGGAAGACGATCGCGCTGGCGCCCTCCGGTGGCAGCGGCGCCAGCCAGCCGTGCTGGGCGGCCAGCACCCGGTCCGCGGGAACCATCGCCAGCGCGGGTCCGCCGCTGCCCTGACCGAGCAGCACCGAGACCGTCGGGGTGTCCAGCGTGACGAGATCGGACAGGCAGCGGGCGATCTCCCCGGCCAGGCCGTTCTGTTCGGCGTCGGCCGAAAGCGCCGGGCCCGCGGTGTCGATCACCAGAACCAGCGGCAGCTGCAGGCTTGCCGCCAGCGCCATGCCGCGGCGGGCTTCGGCCAAGGCGGCGGGGCCGGTCCGGTGGGCAGGAGCGAAGCGACCGGGGGATTCATCAAGTCCGCCGACTACCCGACGCTGTCCCACGACGACGGCGGGCTGGCCGCCGAAGCGGGCCAGCGCCAGCACCGTGGTGGCCGCCTCGCCGTGCGTGCCCGACAACAGCACCCGGTCGGTGGCGCCCTGACGCAGCAACCAGCTCACGCCGGGGCGGTCCGGCCGGCGGGAGGCCACGACGGAATCCCACGCGGGCACCTCCGGGACAGCCGGCGTCGGCTCGGCATCGGGTGGCGGACCGGGGGTGTCGGTGATGACGCTCAACGCGCGATCGAGGGTGGGCCGCAGCGCATCGAGCCCCACGACGCCGTCGATGACGCCATGGCGCAGCAGGTTCTCGGCGGTCTGCACGCCGGACGGGAAGGGCTCGCCATAGAGGTGCTCGTACACCCGCGGTCCCAGGAAGCCGATCAGCGCGCCGGGTTCGGCCACCGTGATGTGGCCGAGTGACCCCCACGAGGCGAACACCCCGCCGGTGGTCGGATGCCGCAGATACACCAGGTACGGCAGGTGGGCCTGCTTGTGGCGGGTGACGGCGGCGGCGATCTTGACCATCTGCAGAAAGGCGACCGTGCCCTCCTGCATCCGGGTACCGCCCGAACTCGGCGACGCCAGCAGCGGCAGTCCCTCGGCGGTGGCCCGTTCCACCGCGGCGGTGATCCGCTCGGCGGCGGCCACCCCGATCGAGCCGGCCAGGAAGTCGAACTCGCAGGCCACGACCGCAACCCTGCGCCCGAACACGGTGCCCTCACCGGTCAGCACCGACTCGTCGAGCCCGGTGGCCGCGCGCGCCCTGGCGAGCTCGGCCGCGTAGGCGTCGTCGGTGGGGACGGCCAGCGGCGCGTCGTCCCAGCTGCGGAACGACCCGGCGTCGAGCACGGCGTCACGCAGTTCGGCAGCCCCGATGCGGCTCACCAGAGCAGGTTAACGGGCCAGTAGTCTTGGTTTCATGATCGGTGTCAACCGCGTGGGGGATGTAACGACCATCGAGTTGCAGCGCCCCGAGCGGCGCAATGCGCTCAACTCCGAGCTTGGCGACGCACTGCGCGAGGCGGTGGAGAAGGCGGCGGCCGACGACGTACGGGCCATCGTGCTCACCGGGCAGGGCACGGTGTTCTGCGCCGGTGCGGACCTCTCGGGCGACGTGTTCGCCGCGGACTTCCCGGACAAGGCGATCGCACTGAACAAGGCCATCGACGCGGTACCGATCCCGGTGATCGGCGCGATCAACGGCCCGGCCATCGGCGCGGGCGTGCAGTTGGCGATGATCTGTGACCTGCGGGTGGTGGCACCGGAGGCCTACTTCCAGTTCCCGATCGCCAAATATGGCCTCGCCCTGGACAATTGGAGCGTCCGCCGGTTGAGCTCGCTCGTCGGCCACGGGCGCGCCCGCGGCATGCTGCTGGCCGCGGAGAAGCTCGACGCGCCGACCGCGTTGCTGACCGGAATGGCCAACCGGATCGGCTCCCTCGCCGACGCGCAGGCCTGGGCCGCCGAGATCGCCGGGCTGGCCCCGCTGTCGGTGCAGTGGTCCAAGCGGGTGCTCAACGACGACGGCGCCTACGAGGAGCAGGGCCCCGTGCACAAGGAGCTGTTCGACAAGGCGTGGGGGAGCAAGGACGTGATCGAGGCCCAGGTGGCGCGCATCGAGAAGCGCGCCCCCAAGTTCCAGGGGGCCTAGCCTTGTTGAAAGCAGCGCTGAAGCTGGCCGCCGGGACTGCGTCACTGGCCACCGGCGGCTGGGTCCTGCGCGCGCTGAACGACGCGCCCGCCTCACTCGGTGCCGGCCCGGGCGCTATTCGGGCCGTCGGCGACCGCTCACCGCATTACCGCGACGGGGTCTTCCACAACATCGACCCCGCCTCGCCGCTGCGCCTGGACGCCGAGGAGAACCGGCTGGTCCTGTTCGACATGCTGTCCAGCCGCGCGGCCAGCCGCCCGCAGGCCACGATCCCGCTGGTTGACCCGCCGGCGCCGCTGCCCGCCGAGCCGCTGGCCGTCAGCTGGTTCGGCCACTCCACCGCGCTGCTCGAGATCGACGGCTACCTGGTGCTCACCGACCCGATCTGGAGTGACCGGTGCTCGCCGTCGCGCAGCGTCGGCCCGCAGCGGCTGCACCCGGTGCCCGCGCCCCTGGAAGCGCTGCCCGCCCTGGACGCGGTGGTGGTCAGCCACGACCACTACGACCACCTCGACATGGACACCTGCCTGGCGCTGGCCCGCACCCAGCGGGCGCCGTTCGTGGTGCCGCTCGGCGTCGGCGCCCACCTTCGGCAGTGGGGCATCCCGGCTGAGCGGATCATCGAGCTGGACTGGAACGAGGACACCAGGATCGGCGACCTCACCCTGGTCTGCACCCCGGCGCGGCACTTCTCGGGCCGGTTCCTGACCCGCAACACCACGCTGTGGTCGTCGTGGGCGATCATCGGGCCGCGCCACCGCGCCTACTTCGGCGGCGACACCGGCTACACCCGCAGCTTCGCCGATATCGGCGCCGCTCACGGGCCGTTCGACCTGACGCTGATGCCGATCGGCGCCTACAACAAGTCCTGGCCCGACATCCACATGAACCCCGAAGAAGCCGTGCAGGCCCACCGCGACGTCACCGACGCCGGCCTGCTCGTTCCCATCCACTGGTGCACGTTCCGGCTTGCGCCGCACCCCTGGGCCGAGCCGGTCGAACGGCTGCTGGCGGCCGCCGACGGCGCCGGGGTCGACGTGGCGGTGCCGAAGCCGGGCGGTCGGGTGCTCCCCGCCACCTCGACGGCCATAGAACAGTGGTGGCGGCCCTGACGCACTACCGTGCAAGCCATGACCGCACTGGCAAGGCGTGCCGCGATCGTTGTTCTGTTGGCCACCCTCACCGCGTGCAGCAGCAGCCCCAAGTCTGAGCCCGCCACGGTGCCCTCCGACGTGCCGCCGCCGCTGGTGCCGGCGATGGCGCTGCCCGACAACGCCGTCGCTAACGCCGTCGCCAAACTCGACGGCATCGCCGCGGACCTGCTGAAGTCATCCGGCATCCCGGGACTGGCGGTCGCCGTCGTGCACGGCGGAAAGGCTGTCTACGCCAAGGGTTTCGGCGTCAAGGACGCCACCAAGCCGGCCGATGACCCGGCCAACAAGGTGGACTCGGACACCGTGTTCCAGCTGGCCTCGGTGTCCAAGCCGATCGGCGCCACCGTGGTCGCTCACCAGGTCGGACAGAAGGTGATCACCTGGGACACACCGGTGGTCGACAAGCTGCCCTGGTTTGCCCTCGCCGACCCCGCGGTCACCAAGATGGTGGCCGTCAGTGACCTGTACTCGCACCGCTCCGGCCTGCCCGACCACGCCGGTGACAAACTCGAGGACCTCGGCTACGACCGGCGCTACGTCCTCGAACGGCTGCGTGACTACCCGCTGGACCCCTTCCGAATCTCCTACGCCTACACCAACTTCGGGCTCACCGCAGCAGCCGAGGCCGTCGCGGTGGCATCGGGCAAATCCTGGGAGGACCTCTCCGACGAGGTGCTCTACCGCCCGCTGGGCATGGCGTCCACCAGCTCGCGGTTCGCCGACTTCGAGGCCCGCGGCGACAAGGCACTGGGCCACATCCGCATCGACGGCGGCTACGCACCGCGCTATCAACGCGACCCCGACCCGGAGGCGCCCGCGGGCGGCGTCAGTTCCTCGGTCAACGACCTCACGCACTGGCTGGCCATGGTGCTGGCCAACGGCACCTACAACGGCAGGCAGATCGTCGACCCGGGCGCCCTGTTGCCGGCGCTGACCCCGCAGATCGTCTCCAGCCCGCCCAGCGAGGCGGCCATGCGCTCGGGGTTCTACGGCTACGGCTTCAACGTGGGCACCACGTCGGCGGCGCGCACCCAGCTCAGCCACTCGGGGGCCTTCGAGCTCGGGGCGGGTACCAACTTCGTCATCATCCCGTCTGCCGACGTGGCGATCGTGGCGCTGACCAACGCCACCCCGTCCGGTATCCCCGAGACGCTGACGGCCGAGTTCGCCGACCTCGTCCAGTTCGGTGCGGTGCGCGAAGACTGGCGAAAGCTCTACGGCGACGCCTTCGCCCAGATGGACAAACCGGTGGGTTCGCTGGCGGGCAAGCAACCCCCGGCCAATCCCGCCCCGGCCAAACCGCTGGCCAGCTACACCGGCAGCTACGCCAACAGCTTCTGGGGCCCGGCCGTCGTGGCCGAGAAGGACGGCAAGCTCACCGTGTCGCTGGGCCCGAAACCGCAGACCTTCGAGCTTCGGCATTGGGACGGTGACGTGTTCGCCCTGAGCTTTGTCGACGAAAACTCCCCGCCCGGAAGCGTTTCCGCGGCGCGGTTCGACGGTGACAAGCTCACGTTGGAGTACTACGACGACGAGAAGATGGGGACGTGGGTCCGATGAGCCGCTTGCGCGAAGAGAGCGGGCTGCGATGAGCGTCAGCACTGCCACCGGCCTGAGCGACGCCGAGG encodes:
- a CDS encoding serine hydrolase codes for the protein MTALARRAAIVVLLATLTACSSSPKSEPATVPSDVPPPLVPAMALPDNAVANAVAKLDGIAADLLKSSGIPGLAVAVVHGGKAVYAKGFGVKDATKPADDPANKVDSDTVFQLASVSKPIGATVVAHQVGQKVITWDTPVVDKLPWFALADPAVTKMVAVSDLYSHRSGLPDHAGDKLEDLGYDRRYVLERLRDYPLDPFRISYAYTNFGLTAAAEAVAVASGKSWEDLSDEVLYRPLGMASTSSRFADFEARGDKALGHIRIDGGYAPRYQRDPDPEAPAGGVSSSVNDLTHWLAMVLANGTYNGRQIVDPGALLPALTPQIVSSPPSEAAMRSGFYGYGFNVGTTSAARTQLSHSGAFELGAGTNFVIIPSADVAIVALTNATPSGIPETLTAEFADLVQFGAVREDWRKLYGDAFAQMDKPVGSLAGKQPPANPAPAKPLASYTGSYANSFWGPAVVAEKDGKLTVSLGPKPQTFELRHWDGDVFALSFVDENSPPGSVSAARFDGDKLTLEYYDDEKMGTWVR
- a CDS encoding carboxyl transferase domain-containing protein, giving the protein MSRIGAAELRDAVLDAGSFRSWDDAPLAVPTDDAYAAELARARAATGLDESVLTGEGTVFGRRVAVVACEFDFLAGSIGVAAAERITAAVERATAEGLPLLASPSSGGTRMQEGTVAFLQMVKIAAAVTRHKQAHLPYLVYLRHPTTGGVFASWGSLGHITVAEPGALIGFLGPRVYEHLYGEPFPSGVQTAENLLRHGVIDGVVGLDALRPTLDRALSVITDTPGPPPDAEPTPAVPEVPAWDSVVASRRPDRPGVSWLLRQGATDRVLLSGTHGEAATTVLALARFGGQPAVVVGQRRVVGGLDESPGRFAPAHRTGPAALAEARRGMALAASLQLPLVLVIDTAGPALSADAEQNGLAGEIARCLSDLVTLDTPTVSVLLGQGSGGPALAMVPADRVLAAQHGWLAPLPPEGASAIVFRDTDHAPELAAAQGIRSVDLLRNGIVDEIVPEYPDAADEPVEFARRLGTAIARELHVLRERPAGDRYAARLARYRRIGLS
- a CDS encoding MBL fold metallo-hydrolase; translated protein: MLKAALKLAAGTASLATGGWVLRALNDAPASLGAGPGAIRAVGDRSPHYRDGVFHNIDPASPLRLDAEENRLVLFDMLSSRAASRPQATIPLVDPPAPLPAEPLAVSWFGHSTALLEIDGYLVLTDPIWSDRCSPSRSVGPQRLHPVPAPLEALPALDAVVVSHDHYDHLDMDTCLALARTQRAPFVVPLGVGAHLRQWGIPAERIIELDWNEDTRIGDLTLVCTPARHFSGRFLTRNTTLWSSWAIIGPRHRAYFGGDTGYTRSFADIGAAHGPFDLTLMPIGAYNKSWPDIHMNPEEAVQAHRDVTDAGLLVPIHWCTFRLAPHPWAEPVERLLAAADGAGVDVAVPKPGGRVLPATSTAIEQWWRP
- a CDS encoding enoyl-CoA hydratase, translating into MIGVNRVGDVTTIELQRPERRNALNSELGDALREAVEKAAADDVRAIVLTGQGTVFCAGADLSGDVFAADFPDKAIALNKAIDAVPIPVIGAINGPAIGAGVQLAMICDLRVVAPEAYFQFPIAKYGLALDNWSVRRLSSLVGHGRARGMLLAAEKLDAPTALLTGMANRIGSLADAQAWAAEIAGLAPLSVQWSKRVLNDDGAYEEQGPVHKELFDKAWGSKDVIEAQVARIEKRAPKFQGA